In Arachis hypogaea cultivar Tifrunner chromosome 17, arahy.Tifrunner.gnm2.J5K5, whole genome shotgun sequence, a single window of DNA contains:
- the LOC112766616 gene encoding uncharacterized protein: MGFSKEEKSKRVLRVVKTLFFLITMIMSLLLISAPTILVIADALLPSALLSVFSSSSLLSPPSSIKTALFSHLQNYDFRYSLVDIPLLSIARSLVIFCVYSLCDGPRLSNGPYLGVTTVCSVFSLMFVSLKAVYIFGNGTTAATKEYYVRSSEIALFVCSYVFAVGHVVVAYRTSCRERRKLLVYKIDIEAISACKNGYSRYPKKILVEERVK, translated from the exons ATGGGTTTTTCAAAAGAAGAGAAATCAAAGAGGGTATTGAGGGTTGTGAAGACACTTTTCTTTTTAATCACAATGATTATGTCATTGCTTCTCATCTCTGCTCCCACCATTCTTGTTATTGCCGATGCTCTGCTTCCCTCTGCTCTTCTCTCTGTTTTTTCTTCTTCGTCATTGTTGTCGCCACCATCATCTATCAAAACAGCTCTGTTTTCTCATCTTCAGAATTACGACTTTCGATACTCCCTCGTCGATATCCCCCTCTTATCCATCGCTCGATCTCTCGTTATCTTCT GTGTTTATAGCTTATGTGATGGGCCAAGGCTTTCAAATGGTCCATATTTGGGTGTAACAACGGTGTGTTCGGTGTTTTCTTTGATGTTTGTGTCATTGAAAGCTGTTTACATCTTTGGGAATGGAACAACAGCAGCAACAAAAGAGTATTATGTTAGAAGCTCCGAAATAGCTTTATTTGTGTGTTCTTATGTTTTTGCTGTGGGACATGTTGTTGTTGCATACAGAACAAGTTGCAGAGAGAGAAGGAAGCTTTTGGTCTACAAAATTGACATTGAAGCT ATTTCAGCTTGTAAAAATGGGTATTCTCGGTATCCAAAGAAGATTCTTGTAGAAGAGAGAGTCAAATGA
- the LOC112765910 gene encoding 3beta,22alpha-dihydroxysteroid 3-dehydrogenase, which translates to MAASIIFLFFAIITLAAGILLRRKHRHRNHRLPPGSLGLPFVGETIQLISAYKSDNPEPFIDQRVNRYGPIFTTHVFGEPTVFSADPETNRFFLLNEGKLFDCSYPGSISNLLGKHSLLLMKGALHKRMHSLTASFANSSIIKDHLLLDIDRLIRLNLDSWSDRVLLMEEAKKITFELTVKQLMSFDPGEWTENLRKEYVLVIEGFFTLPFPLFSTTYRRAIKARRKVAEALTLIVRERRKESETEEGKKNDMLGALLGSGNRFSDEQIVDFMVALLVAGYETTSTIMTLAVKFLTETPLALAQLKEEHDQIRSKKSNSEAPLEWSDYKSMAFTQCVVNETLRVGNIIGGIFRRAMTDINIKGYTIPKGWKVFASFRAVHLNPDHFKDARTFNPWRWQSNTEVTCPTNVYTPFGGGPRRCPGYELARVLLSVFLHRMVTQYSWYPAEEDKLVFFPTTRTQKRYPIIVKRREDYNKLCKAQ; encoded by the exons ATGGCTGCTTctattatctttctcttttttgcTATCATAACACTCGCCGCCGGGATCCTCCTCCGCCGCAAACACCGCCACCGCAACCACCGCTTACCACCGGGGAGCCTAGGTCTCCCCTTTGTCGGCGAAACCATACAGCTAATCTCCGCCTACAAGAGCGACAATCCCGAACCGTTCATAGACCAGCGAGTGAACCGGTACGGTCCGATCTTCACAACGCACGTGTTCGGCGAACCTACGGTTTTCTCGGCTGACCCGGAAACGAACCGGTTTTTTCTTCTGAACGAAGGGAAGCTTTTCGATTGCAGCTACCCCGGTTCGATATCGAATCTCTTGGGGAAACACTCGTTGCTGTTGATGAAAGGTGCACTTCATAAGAGAATGCATTCACTCACTGCTAGCTTCGCTAACTCTTCCATTATCAAGGATCATCTTCTTCTTGATATTGACCGACTTATTCGTCTCAACTTGGATTCCTGGTCCGACCGGGTTCTtctcatggaggaggccaaaaaG ATAACATTTGAGTTGACAGTGAAGCAGCTTATGAGCTTTGATCCCGGGGAATGGACTGAAAATCTAAGGAAAGAGTATGTTCTTGTGATTGAAGGATTCTTCACTCTCCCTTTTCCTCTCTTCTCTACCACTTACCGCAGAGCCATCAAG GCAAGAAGGAAGGTGGCGGAGGCACTAACGTTGATAGTGAGGGAGAGGAGAAAAGAAAGTGAAACAGAGGAGGGAAAAAAGAATGATATGCTGGGGGCACTGTTAGGCTCCGGCAACCGCTTCTCCGATGAGCAAATAGTGGATTTCATGGTGGCATTGCTTGTCGCCGGCTACGAAACCACCTCCACCATAATGACTCTGGCCGTCAAGTTCCTCACGGAGACTCCTCTAGCCTTAGCACAACTCAAG GAGGAACATGATCAAATTCGGTCAAAGAAGAGTAACTCAGAGGCACCATTGGAGTGGTCAGATTATAAGTCAATGGCATTTACCCAATGC gttgtgAACGAGACTTTGCGTGTGGGAAACATAATTGGTGGGATATTTAGGAGAGCAATGACAGACATTAACATCAAAG GTTACACTATTCCTAAGGGATGGAAGGTCTTTGCATCATTTCGCGCTGTGCATCTAAACCCAGATCATTTCAAAGATGCTCGCACCTTCAATCCATGGAGATGGCAG AGTAACACGGAAGTAACATGCCCTACAAATGTATATACTCCGTTTGGCGGAGGGCCACGGCGGTGCCCTGGCTACGAGCTAGCCAGAGTGCTGCTATCCGTCTTCCTTCATCGCATGGTAACCCAATACAG TTGGTACCCTGCAGAGGAAGATAAGTTGGTGTTTTTTCCAACAACTAGGACACAGAAGAGGTACCCTATCATAGTGAAGCGTAGAGAGGATTACAATAAACTATGTAAAGCACAATGA
- the LOC114925619 gene encoding uncharacterized protein, which translates to MCESFNGAIVDSREKPIVTMLEDIRVYLMSRWALNRERIKNFNGTVLPRIRMKLERRGRSAGEWRPYWSAAQTYEVVNGLSKFAVDLSAHKCSCRKWQLSGIPYTHAISCINYKGLDIDGFVDDYYKKAAYVKCYDSVINPLNGPDSWEKTNFDDVMPPPYRKPSHRPVKKRKRGPDEPPDSSQSHLSRRGQIQRCSNCGESGHKRGGCKKPSLDAQQPRVD; encoded by the exons ATGTGTGAGAGCTTTAATGGTGCAATAGTAGACTCTAGGGAGAAACCTATAGTGACAATGTTGGAGGACATAAGGGTTTATTTGATGAGTAGGTGGGCTCTTAATAGGGAAAGAATTAAAAACTTTAATGGGACAGTTTTACCTCGGATTAGGATGAAACTAGAGAGGAGAGGCAGATCAGCTGGTGAGTGGAGGCCTTACTGGTCTGCTGCACAAACATATGAGGTTGTTAATGGTTTGTCTAAATTTGCTGTTGATCTTTCTGCTCACAAGTGCTCCTGTAGGAAGTGGCAGCTTAGTGGTATTCCCTACACCCATGCCATTAGCTGCATCAACTATAAGGGCCTTGACATAGATGGATTTGTTGATGACTACTACAAGAAGGCTGCATATGTCAAGTGCTATGATTCAGTCATCAATCCTCTGAATGGCCCAGATTCGTGGGAGAAAACCAACTTTGATGATGTCATGCCCCCTCCTTATCGAAAGCCTAGCCACAGACCagtcaagaagaggaagagaggaccTGATGAGCCTCCGGACAGCAGCCAGTCCCACTTGTCTAGGAGGGGACAAATCCAAAGGTGCTCAAACTGTGGTGAATCTGGACACAAGAGGGGAGGATGCAAGAAGCCATCCCTGGAT GCCCAACAACCAAG AGTTGATTAA
- the LOC140180482 gene encoding uncharacterized protein has product MIFSSWNVRGLRGDGKLRMVKDLRNKHRVQMLGLIETKRQIVTRFDVARIWGQGSPGWEYVGSDGASGGLLLIWDEVMFKLNNCYKGERWLCVEGMILKNSFNCVFVLIYGAHGRDEKIHVWEELSFIVGLCQVPCCFMGDFNEIVHAEERRGTIGLTRSAEEFKFWIQDMKLADLPLTDRKFTWFRGRSCSRIDRVLVSLEWLEEFPEAHLQGGPRGLSDHCPLIVEGRKLRGGLRPFRSLDSWFTHEGFLRMVKEEWRGLGELQFTNKLKALTEPPGRWHKANFGEKDKKIIKFEEEIKRTDDMVSNGVYDETLEARRKALVKCCERWYVRKEVHWKQMSRSRHMNDMDRNTRYFHNIASARRRNNMIDTLVINGRLVRNQARIKVAIREFYKNLYHQEDSPSMGFRDGLVVQIDEEDAMALEVMPSAEEIREAVWD; this is encoded by the coding sequence atgatattCAGTTCATGGAATGTTAGGGGGTTGAGGGGAGATgggaagttgagaatggtgaaggACCTAAGGAATAAACATAGGGTACAAATGTTAGGTCTGATTGAAACTAAAAGGCAGATAGTGACAAGATTTGACGTTGCAAGAATATGGGGACAAGGTAGTCCAGGTTGGGAATATGTAGGCTCTGATGGAGCATCTGGTGGACTATTGTTAATTTGGGATGAGGTGATGTTTAAATTAAATAACTGCTATAAGGGAGAGAGGTGGTTGTGTGTGGAAGGcatgatattaaaaaatagtttCAACTGTGTGTTTGTCTTGATATATGGTGCACATGGTAGAGATGAGAAGATTCATGTATGGGAGGAGCTGAGCTTTATAGTGGGGTTATGTCAGGTTCCGTGCTGCTTTATGGGAGACTTTAATGAAATAGTACATGCAGAGGAACGTAGAGGTACTATTGGTTTGACACGGTCTGCGGAAGAGTTTAAGTTTTGGATACAGGACATGAAATTAGCGGATCTGCCGCTCACTGACCGGAAGTTTACATGGTTTCGCGGGCGTTCTTGCAGCCGCATAGATAGAGTTTTGGTTAGTTTGGAGTGGCTAGAAGAGTTCCCAGAGGCACATTTGCAAGGTGGACCAAGGGGTTTGTCAGATCACTGCCCATTAATAGTGGAGGGCAGGAAGCTGCGAGGTGGTCTGAGGCCGTTCCGGAGCCTTGATTCGTGGTTTACGCACGAGGGTTTTCTCAGGATGGTGAAGGAGGAATGGAGAGGTTTGGGGGAGCTACAGTTCACAAACAAATTGAAGGCGCTGACAGAACCACCGGGAAGATGGCATAAGGCAAATTTCGGTGAGAAGGATAAGAAGATTATAAAGTTTGAGGAAGAGATCAAGAGGACTGATGATATGGTAAGTAATGGAGTGTATGATGAAACACTGGAGGCTAGAAGAAAGGCGTTGGTTAAGTGCTGTGAGCGATGGTATGTGAGAAAAGAAgtacattggaagcagatgtcgcgGTCTCGGCACATGAACGATATGGACAGAAATACAAGATACTTCCACAATATAGCCTCAGCAAGAAGGCGGAACAATATGATTGATACTCTGGTTATCAATGGCAGGCTGGTTCGGAATCAGGCTAGAATAAAGGTTGCTATCAGAGAGTTTTATAAGAATTTATATCATCAGGAGGACTCTCCTAGTATGGGATTCAGAGATGGATTGGTGGTTCAAATAGATGAGGAGGATGCAATGGCTCTAGAAGTGATGCCGTCAGCCGAGGAGATCAGAGAGGCTGTGTGGGACTGA